Proteins encoded together in one Oryzias latipes chromosome 11, ASM223467v1 window:
- the txnl4a gene encoding thioredoxin-like protein 4A — MSYMLPHLHNGWQVDQAILSEEDRVLVIRFGHDWDPTCMKMDEVLYSIAEKVKNFAVIYLVDITEVPDFNKMYELYDPCTVMFFFRNKHIMIDLGTGNNNKINWPMEDKQEMIDIVETVYRGARKGRGLVVSPKDYSTKYRY; from the exons ATGTCGTACATGCTACCGCATCTCCATAACGGCTGGCAGGTGGACCAGGCCATTCTGTCTGAGGAAGACCGAGTTCTGGTGATCCGCTTCGGACACGACTGGGACCCAACGTGTATGAAGATGGATGAAGTTCTTTATAGTATCGCTGAAAAG GTGAAGAACTTTGCAGTCATTTACCTGGTAGACATCACAGAAGTGCCCGACTTTAACAAGATGTACGAGTTGTACGATCCTTGCACCGTCATGTTCTTCTTCAG GAACAAACACATCATGATTGACTTGGGAACTGGAAACAACAACAAGATCAACTGGCCCATGGAGGACAAACAGGAGATGATTGACATTGTAGAAACGGTGTATCGAGGAGCCAGAAAAGGACGGGGTCTGGTTGTTTCTCCCAAGGATTATTCTACTAAATACAGATACTGa